The Actinomycetota bacterium genome contains the following window.
TGTAGGAAGCGCGCGCGCCCTCCACCGGCATGCCAAGGGCGTCTCCGACGGCCAGGCCCAACAGCGCGCCCTGGAATCTCACCAGCCGCGGACCGCCCTCCTCTCCCATCTTCTTCACCCTCTCCTCTCTCGCCGATATATCGATTATAGGTTAATATATTCAGGTGTTTTATGACATGACGACCCGCAAGAGGGAAGAATGCTTGATCCGCTTGAGCTCGGGACCACTTTCGGGGAGGGTTTGACGCCGGGTAAACGGCAGGTCCGCCTCTTCGACCTTCGGGGAGAGCATTACGAGATGGGCTTTCAACAAGGCCTGCAGGCCCGGGAGGCCATCCACCACCTCTTCGACAACCTGGACCAGGTAGAGGCGTTCCAACTGGAAAAGCCCGCCCTCGTCCCCTTCAAGGTCTTCATGGGCATGACCACGCGCCGGGCGGTGGGGGAGATGTGGGGAGATATCTCCGAACACTGCCCCAACCAGAGGACCCGCATGGAGGGCATCGCCAAGGGCGCGGACATCGACGGGTCCTTGCTCTACCTGGCCCTGGCGGGGGAACTCATCCTGGCGCGGACCAACTATCGCCTGGGCGCGTGCACCGCCGCCGCCGTGGAGGAGGGCCGGAGCGCCCTGGGCGAGCCCATGGTCATCAAGAACTTCGATTACCCGCCGTTCTTCCAGCCCCATTACATCACCCGCCTCTCCCAGCCGGCGGACACCGCCTCCACCCTGGACGTGACCGTAGCCCCCCTGGCCGGGTGCCATGACGGCATCAACGAGCACGGCCTGTGCATCAGCTATAACTACGGCTATGGCACCGATATGCCCAACGTAAACGTCCCCATATCCCTGCTGGTCCAGGAGGCGCTGGAGAAATGCGCCAGCACAAGGGAGGCCATCGAGTTCCTGGGAGCTGGAAAGCGGTCCGGCGGGGCCATCCTGCTGGTGGCGGACGCCTCGGGAGACATCTCGACCATCGAGATGTCCTCCAACTTCAGCGGCGTGCGGCAACCCCAGGAAGGCATCATCATCAACACCAACCACTACAAGTGCCGCGAGATGGTCTCATACGACATCCCGCGCAACGCCTATTACACCAGCAAGAACGCGAAAGCGCTGCGGGGGGTGCGGGTGCACGAGTCGAGCGAACTCCGCTATGGCCGCGCCGAGCAGCTCTTCGCCGAGCTGGAGACCGTGGGCATGCGGGACCTCCTGCGCGTCTTCTGCGACCACGGTGAGAGCGGCCGCGGCGACGATAATACCATCTGCCGCCACGGGCCGTATTTCTCCACCACGTGCTCCATCATCATGCTGCCGCGCAGCCGGCGGCTGCTGGTCACCTACGGCCACCCCTGCGATTCCGTCTTCAGCGATTTCCTCGATCCCTTCCGGCGGGAAGAGGGAGAAGCGGTGCCGGACGGGGTGGATCCGGAAAACGGTCCAGACGCCAGGTCCGGCGGCGTCTAGGTCTCGGGCGCGCCTCCGTCCTTGCCCGGGGCCGCCGCGAATCCCGCGGCATCCAGCTCATCCGCCGTGAGGAAATCACTGACCACGGTATTGAAGAGTCCCGGGCGCTCGTACATCGGGCAATGGCCGCAGGAAGTGAGAACGGCCAGGTAGGGGCGGGGGAGGAGGTCGCGCTGGCGCAGGGCCTCCCTGGTGTTGACATTGCGGTCTTTGTCCCCGAAGACGACGAGGGTCGGCCTGTTGATCGACTGCAGGTCCCCGGTGAGGTTCATGTGGCGCACCAGCCGGGTGGAGCGGCTCAAGGCGTGCCGGGTCGCCATGGCGTTGGCCTTGAGGTTGGCGTGCAGGAAGTCCAGGTCCAGGTATTCGGGTTCGTAGATGTTGCGGCAGAACATCCATTTCAGCATATTCTCGCCGCGCAGGCGGTACGTGGCCGAGACGAAGAAAGAGGCCCCGGGCATGAGCGCCCACGGCCCCAGGCTGACGGTGCGCGTTGGGGTGGACACCAGCACCAGCCTGTTCACGTGTTGTGAAAAGAGGGTTGCGTAACGGATGGCGATGCACCCCCCCATGGAATGGCCGACGAGATGGAAAGAGGGCAGGCGCAACGCCTGGCGAAATCCGTCCAGCAGAGAGGCCATGCCGTCCAGGGTGTACGGGAAACCGCCCTCCTCGGACTGCCCGTATCCCGGCAGGTCGAGCGCAATGGCGCGCAGGCGGGGTGACAGCGCCTTCAGGTTGAGGAGCCACTGCTTGCGCGAGCTGTTCCAGCCGTGCAGCAGCACCACCGGCGCTCCCTTTCCCCGCTCCTCGTAGGCGATCTCCGCGCCCTCCACGGTCACCACGGGCATCTTATGCCTCCCTTCCGTCCTCCACATGATAATGCATGGAGGTATCGCCCGGCGCATCCCTCTGGCCTTCTCCGGATCGCCGGTCCCTCATGAGGCAGCAGCGGGACCGGCGTATTCGAGCATGTCTGGCTTCAAGAGCAGGACCATGCCCCAGAAGAGGCAGACCAGGGCTCCGATGGACATGGCACGGGACATACCCGCCAGGTCAGCGGCGAGGCCGAGCAGCGCCCCTCCCAGCGGAAACGCTCCTACCAGCATGAAGACGTAGAGGCTCATGACCCTGCCGCGGAAGGCCGGATCCGTCTTCAGCTGCAGGGTTGTGTTGATGGAGGTCATGGTGACCAGGAAGGAGAGTCCCGCGCAAAAGACGAGGACGAGGCTCAGCCAGAATGTGGTCGACCAGCTGAAGAAGAGCAGGCTCATGGAGATGCCCGCGAGGCCTCCCCTGACGAGGGTGACCTCGCTGAAGCGGCGGTGCAGCCGGGTGACCAGGGGAGAGCCGCAGACGGCGCCCAGGCCGGAGGCCGCGAAGAGGGCGGATACCCCGAGATTGCCCATCCCCAGGATGTCCTTGCCGAACACGGGAACGAAGACGATATATGGCAGTCCGAAGGCATTGATGGTGCCGAAGGTGAAGAGGAGATTGCGGATAAGGCGCCGCCGGTAGGCATAGGATATCCCCCCGGTCATGGCCCGGAAGGAGAAGGCCGAGGCGCCACGCGTACCCGCTGTCCGGGGGAGGGAGATGGCCAGCAGGGCGAAGATGAAGGGGAAGAAGCTGATGCTGTTGACGAGAAAGCAGGCGGAGTAGGAGGCCGCAGCGATGACCGCACCCGCCAGCATGGGCCCCAGGAAACGCGCCAGGTTCCAGGAAGCAGCATTGAGGGAGACGGCGTTGAGAAGGTCCTCGCGCGGCACCAGCTCCGGCACGATGGCCAGCCAGGCCGGGAAGTTGAAGGCGATCCCCACTCCCATCAGGAAGACAGACATGGATATGCCCGTGATGCCGCCGATTCCGAACTGCACCAAGGCGGCGAGGGCCAGCGCCCCTGCCCCCATCACCGCCTGGGATAGGATGAGGACACGCTTGCGGTTGCCGCTGTCCGCCAGGGAGCCCGCGGGCAGGAAGAGCAGGATGGTGGGGGCGTAGCTGAAGAAGTTGATCAGGCCCAGCCAACCGGGTGAGCGATAGAGGTCGTGCACGTAAAGGCCCAGGGCCACGTTGTGTATCCAGGTGCCTATATTGGAGACGAAAGCCCATATCCACAACAGGCGGAAGTCGCGATGGGTGAGGGAAGGGAGATAACCCCTGACGATGCCCTTGCTCAACTGCTGCTCCCTCCAACACACCAGGCAGAATCAGCGGGGTTTTTCCTCGTGGACCGGCCTGGTCCCTGGCCGTCGCATGTCGCTGATGGCCGTTTCGGTCTGACTATGCATGTAAATTATCAGAAAAGTTCTGCGGGCGCACATGGAAGCAGCAGAGAGGGGGCTACAGGAGGATCCGGGCCTGATCTGACAGGCCTGATCTGCCCGCCCGTTGCGTCAATAGAAAATCTACTTGAAAGCCTATTCGGTTGACAATCACCGACCACACGATTAATATCGTCTTACGATATCGTATAACGATATATTAGGAAGATGTATAGAGATCTCTTTCTTGGCTTCATTAAAGTGCATATCCTGTATCACGCCTCGCACGAGGAAGTAAGCGGGGTCTGGCTGTCGCGGGAGCTTGCGCGGCATGGGTACGGGATAAGTCCCGGAACGCTCTACCCGACCCTGCGTAAGCTGGAGAAAGACGGGCTACTCGTGAGTGAGAGCCGGGTCGAAAACGGCCGCAGGCGCATCTGCTACACCACGACGCCCAGGGGCAGGGAGGCGCTCGAGAAGGCGAGGAAGCAGGCCCTGGAACTGGTCGACGAGATAATGGAGGACAGGTAGGGTATGGGGGGAGATGGCAGTTGCGGCACGGACAGGGGCGGCCCCTTCGGGCTTTCCCGCAACGTGTTCGTCCTGGGTATGGTCAGCTTCTTCAACGACCTCTCCAGCGAGATGGTCTATCCGCTCTTCCCCACTTTCATCACCGAGTTCCTGGGGGCGGGGGCGTGGTTCCTGGGGCTGGTTGAGGGGGTGGCCGATTCCATCGCCAGCCTGCTCAACCTCTTCTCGGGCTGGTTCTCGGACCATATCCGGCGAAGAAAGACCCTGGTGGTGGGGGGATATACCTTCTCGGGGGCGTCCCGCGGATGCCTGGCCCTGGTGAACGCGCCCTGGCAGGCCGCCGTGGCATGGTTCTGCAACCGGGTGGGGAAAGGCGTACGCACGGCCCCCCGCGATGCGCTTATCGCGGATTCCTGCGATCCCGCCGGGAGGGGACGGGCTTACGGGTATCACCGCTCCATGGACCACACCGGCGCGCTCTTCGGCGCGGCGGCGGCATCCATACTCATCAGCGCCTTCTCCCTCACCTACCGGCCCCTCTTCGCCATCGCCTTCATCCCCATCGCCATCGGGATCATCCTGCTCCTGGTGGGGGTCAGGGAGAGGCCCCTGCCGCCATGCGAAGGCGGGGCTTCGGCGGAGCGTATCAGCCTGTCCCTGCGGCCCTTCGACCGACGCTTCAAGTGGCTGCTGCTGGCGGTGTTCATCTTCACCATGGGCAACTCCAGCGACGCCTTCCTGCTGCTGCGCGCGCGCCAGGGCGGGGGGTTTTCCCTCGCCCTGCTACCGGCCCTGTGGGGGGTGCTGCACGTGGTCAAGGCGGCGGTATCCATCCAGGGCGGCACCCTATCCGACCGCCTGGGCCGCAAGAAGGTGATCCTGGGCGGGTGGGCCATCTACGTCCTGGCCTATGCGGGCTTCGCGTTCATGACCGGTTACACCGCCATCTGGCTGCTCTTCGTGGTCTACGGCTTCTACTATGCGTGCGAGTCGGTGCTGAAGGCCTTCGTGGCCGACCTGGTGCCGGCGAATCTGCGGGGCCGGGCCTTCGGGATATACAACTTCACCATCAGCGTCACCGTGCTGCCTGCCAGCCTGCTCATGGGCCTGCTCTGGGACACGGCCGGGCCGGCTTACGCCTTTCTGGTCGGTGCCGCCCTGGCCCTGGCCGCCATGGTGGTCCTCGCGGTGGCGGTCAGGGAGGGCTGAGGGACCACCGGGACTTTTAAGGTTTTTCCGCTATAAGGCGATAATCTAGCAGGAAAAGTGTCGCGCGGCCTCGGCGGTGTGGCACAGGAGATCGGGGCTCATTGCCTGGTCGAGGGGAGTGCGGATGATGAGCGGTGAACCTCCGCGGCAGGGCGGCCCGGAGGGCGGACCGGAGCTGGCGGCGCAGTCCATGTCTATCCTCAGCTCGCTGCATGCCGCCATGGTAAACTTCCACCTCTATCCACCCACCTCCGATATCGTGGAGGAATCGGTGCGGAGGGCGCGGGAGGACCTGGAACAGGCCCTGGCCGCGTGGGGCAGCGTGACCTTCTGCGAGCTGGAGGGGAAGCTGCTCATCAACGATCTATCGTTGGACGAGAGAGACCAGGCGCGCCCGAACACCGCCGCTTTCCTCAAGGACCTTGCCATGTGGGAGGTCCGCAGCATCACCTTCGACCGCGGGCTTACCGATGAGGAGCTGCGCCAGTTCATGGAGATCTTCAGCCGCAAGCGTGCCGAACGCACCCTGGAGGGCAGTCTCGGCACCCTGCTCGAGGAGCGCGATATCAGGAACATCAAGGTGGACGAGAAGATATACGTCTCCCTGAGCAAGGGAGAGGGCATCGCCACTGCTTCGGCAGGCCCGGGGGGCGAGGCCATGGACCTGTTGCGGGACGAGGTCTTCGTGCGCTACCTTCTGGGCGCATCGCCTGCCAGGGACGTGTCGCGGGAAGAGGTATCGGAGCTGATGTCCGACCCCGAGCGCATCAACGCCGCTTTCACCTCGGTGATACGCGGATTTGAGAGCTCCGGGGGGGCGGTGGGCCCGGA
Protein-coding sequences here:
- a CDS encoding C45 family peptidase, which encodes MLDPLELGTTFGEGLTPGKRQVRLFDLRGEHYEMGFQQGLQAREAIHHLFDNLDQVEAFQLEKPALVPFKVFMGMTTRRAVGEMWGDISEHCPNQRTRMEGIAKGADIDGSLLYLALAGELILARTNYRLGACTAAAVEEGRSALGEPMVIKNFDYPPFFQPHYITRLSQPADTASTLDVTVAPLAGCHDGINEHGLCISYNYGYGTDMPNVNVPISLLVQEALEKCASTREAIEFLGAGKRSGGAILLVADASGDISTIEMSSNFSGVRQPQEGIIINTNHYKCREMVSYDIPRNAYYTSKNAKALRGVRVHESSELRYGRAEQLFAELETVGMRDLLRVFCDHGESGRGDDNTICRHGPYFSTTCSIIMLPRSRRLLVTYGHPCDSVFSDFLDPFRREEGEAVPDGVDPENGPDARSGGV
- a CDS encoding alpha/beta hydrolase — translated: MPVVTVEGAEIAYEERGKGAPVVLLHGWNSSRKQWLLNLKALSPRLRAIALDLPGYGQSEEGGFPYTLDGMASLLDGFRQALRLPSFHLVGHSMGGCIAIRYATLFSQHVNRLVLVSTPTRTVSLGPWALMPGASFFVSATYRLRGENMLKWMFCRNIYEPEYLDLDFLHANLKANAMATRHALSRSTRLVRHMNLTGDLQSINRPTLVVFGDKDRNVNTREALRQRDLLPRPYLAVLTSCGHCPMYERPGLFNTVVSDFLTADELDAAGFAAAPGKDGGAPET
- a CDS encoding MFS transporter, which gives rise to MSKGIVRGYLPSLTHRDFRLLWIWAFVSNIGTWIHNVALGLYVHDLYRSPGWLGLINFFSYAPTILLFLPAGSLADSGNRKRVLILSQAVMGAGALALAALVQFGIGGITGISMSVFLMGVGIAFNFPAWLAIVPELVPREDLLNAVSLNAASWNLARFLGPMLAGAVIAAASYSACFLVNSISFFPFIFALLAISLPRTAGTRGASAFSFRAMTGGISYAYRRRLIRNLLFTFGTINAFGLPYIVFVPVFGKDILGMGNLGVSALFAASGLGAVCGSPLVTRLHRRFSEVTLVRGGLAGISMSLLFFSWSTTFWLSLVLVFCAGLSFLVTMTSINTTLQLKTDPAFRGRVMSLYVFMLVGAFPLGGALLGLAADLAGMSRAMSIGALVCLFWGMVLLLKPDMLEYAGPAAAS
- a CDS encoding PadR family transcriptional regulator, whose product is MYRDLFLGFIKVHILYHASHEEVSGVWLSRELARHGYGISPGTLYPTLRKLEKDGLLVSESRVENGRRRICYTTTPRGREALEKARKQALELVDEIMEDR
- a CDS encoding MFS transporter translates to MGGDGSCGTDRGGPFGLSRNVFVLGMVSFFNDLSSEMVYPLFPTFITEFLGAGAWFLGLVEGVADSIASLLNLFSGWFSDHIRRRKTLVVGGYTFSGASRGCLALVNAPWQAAVAWFCNRVGKGVRTAPRDALIADSCDPAGRGRAYGYHRSMDHTGALFGAAAASILISAFSLTYRPLFAIAFIPIAIGIILLLVGVRERPLPPCEGGASAERISLSLRPFDRRFKWLLLAVFIFTMGNSSDAFLLLRARQGGGFSLALLPALWGVLHVVKAAVSIQGGTLSDRLGRKKVILGGWAIYVLAYAGFAFMTGYTAIWLLFVVYGFYYACESVLKAFVADLVPANLRGRAFGIYNFTISVTVLPASLLMGLLWDTAGPAYAFLVGAALALAAMVVLAVAVREG